CATTCTTTTTTAAGTCTTTGGCAAGAATATTCATTAAAGATCCATTAGTAGTAATACTAAATTTACCAAATGTTTCTTGAATTATTTTCGATATATCAATAATATCTTTCCTGAGAGTTGGTTCTCCCCCAGTTAGCCTTATATTTTTGAATTCTAAATTCTTTAATGTACGTACTAAAATTCTAATTTCATCTAAAGAAAGTAATTCTTCTTCTTTCATAAATTTAGCGTTTTCATCCATACAATAATTGCATCTGAAATTACATTTATCAGTAATAGATAATCTGACATAATCAATTTCTCTATTATATTTATCAATCATACGAATTACCTCGATTCTGTATATTTCCATATATTTTGAATTATCCTTATAACAATAAAAATAATCATCGACATAATAAATATTAAAGCCGTAATAGCCAAGGCTTGTTTAAGACCATAACCTTGGAATTTGTCATAAGTTAGTACAGATAATGTCATTGGATAATAAGCTAATATAGCTACAGCACCAAATTCTGAAATCCCTCTAGCCCACATTAACAATGCACCAGTGAGTATGTCGTGTTTTATTAAAGGTAGAGATACATAAAAAAATGCTTTAAAAGGTGTTGCTCCTAAAGAGCGAGCTACTTTTTCATAACGAATATCTACTTTTTTAAACCCTTCCTTCACTGAGTTAACTAATATACTAAAACTTAAAAATCCCATAGCAGCAACTACACCCCAAAATGTTTGTACAAAAGAAATACCTATTATTGATGCGCCTTTTCCTAAAACAGATGAACGTCCTAATGTCATTAATAATGCTATACCAGCTGCTGTATGCGGAATTGTTTGCGGAATATCTATTATCGCCTCAAAAAGACTTTTTAATGGAAAATTATACCTTGTTATAGCATATGCAAAGGGTATTCCAAATATTATAGCAAATATAGTTGCAACTAATGCAGCTAAAAATGTAGTTTTAACAGCGTTTAAAAATTCAGGTGTTTTGAAAATTTCAAATAATAATTTATAATCTACATTTAAAAAAACAGTTATAAAAGGTAAAATGATGAAAATAATAAATAATAAACTAATAGTTATAATTATATTCTTGAACATTTTGTTCCTCCGATAAAATTCCATTATTTATTTTAAATACTCTACAATCATTTATTATTTCATTCCTATCATGTGTAACATGTATAGTTGTTAATTTATATTCTAAATTTAATTCGTGTAATAATTTTAAAATATCTTTTTTAGTATCTTGATCTAGCGCGGACAAAGGTTCATCTAAAAGAAGTATTTTGGGTTTTATTACCAATGCTCTTGCTAATGCAACACGTTGTTTTTCCCCTCCAGATAAATTTTGTATATTTCTGTTTAGTAATTTTCCTATACTTAACTTAGATACTATATAATTTAAAAAATTTTTATCATAATTTTTTTTCATTTTCAATCCGAACTCGATATTTTTTTTTACATTCAAATGTGGAAATAAGTGATAATTTTGATACATAAATCCAACATTCCTTTTTTCTGGAGGTAATGAAATTACATTTTTATTATCAAAAAAAATTTCACCAGATTTAGGAATAATAAAACCAGCTATACTTTCTAATAATAAAGTCTTGCCTGAACCAGTAGGTCCAATAATATAAATATATTCACCAGATTTTATTTTTAAATTATCAATTTTTAATTCAAATTTATCTAATTTGATAAATATATTTTTAATATATAAATTCATTTAATACCCCCACATGTTTTTTAATTCATCAGGTAGATTATTTGGATTATCAACATCTACAAATAAATTCATAAATTTATCTTCAAAAATTTTTTTGCCTAATTCTGAATATATGAATTTTATAAATTCTATAGCATCTTTTTTATTATTTGCATTTTCTAATATTGTAAAACTATAATTAATTGCTTTTCCGTAAATTTTTGTTTTTTCACCATCTCTCGGGACTTCAACAAACACGTTTTTATAAATTTCATCAAATTTATTTGAAGATAAATTAATTTCATTTGGAAGATCAATATATTTCAAGTTACTTTGAATAGCATTTGATTTATATAAAAACGCATAATCAATTTCGTTTGCTTCTAAATAAGCGATGATATCTACAGATTTTTTTAATATCATTCTATTTTTAGAATTTATAAAGTTGTTATACAAACCGTTTAAATTATAATATTTTTCGGCTAATTGCAATGTCATTAATGTTCTATATCCGCAAGGATCTAAATTAGGATTTGAATGTGAATAAATAACTCCCTTTTTAAAAATAATATTATACCAATTATCTTTGGTAATAATATCATTATATTTTGATTTATCAGTATATGCTAAGACTATACTATTATTAGAAAAAATAATATTATATTTCGCATATTTAGGATATAAAAATTTAGGTATTAAAGAATAATCAGCAACAAAGGCTAGATCAGCATTTTGATTTAATTCAGAAATTTTCCTTACTAAAACAAGACTTCCTGAACTTACTAATCTAACATTAGTTTCAGGATGTATTTTTTCAAAATTATTTTTTAATTCATTTAATATGTTTGTTAATGACCCAGCATGAAAAATAACTAAATTATCCGAAAAAGAAATTATAGACAACATCAATAATATTATGATAAATATTTTTTTATGAATATAATTTTTATGAATATTTCTTTCCATTTTTCCTCCTTATACATTAAGTTTTTCGTTTATAAAAAATATTACTTCATCACCAACTTTTATTTCTCCACCTTTTAATACTTTTAAAAATATACCTTCTAATGGCATAACGCACTTACCTATAGTTTGTGAAATTGCACATGACGTATGGCATTCTTTTCCAATTTGCGTTATTTCTAATAATGTATCACCAATTTTTACCTTTGTGCCTATTGGAAGTTTATATATATCACCATTTTTTATAGTTATATTCTCAGCAAAATCACCATAATTTAATTCATAACCATATTTTCGCATTTTATCAATACTTTCTTCTGAAAGCATTGAAATTTGACGATGCCAATTACCGGCATGGGCATCTCCCTCAATTCCCCAATTTTCTTTTAAAATAGCAAAATCAACATGCTCTTTAGTAACTCCTTTTTTCCTTGAAATATTTATTGATACTACATATGAATTCATCATAATTCCCCCCTTATAAATAAAACTTTATATTTTACTGAAAAGAAATTTTCAAGAAAATTATATCACTTTTCATTTTTTTTACAAAACCCGGAATTTTTATTTCTCATAGATTAAATTAATAATAATCTTCATTTTTTTGTTATTTTATTGTATAATTTAAATAAAATAAAATAGGGGGGATTTTTTTGAAAAGGAGATTTTATCTTAATAAAAAAGATTTAGAAGAATCTATTTCAGTATATTTTAAAGAGCTAAAAGATTATTTTTCTAAAGATGAATTAGAATATATAAATACAAGAGAAGGGATGAATAGAATTACAGCGTTACCTATATTTGCAAATGAAAATGTTCCTTCGTATAATAGTAGTGCTATGGATGGAATAGCTGTTGTAAGCAAAAAAACATATGGAACTAATGAATCAAACCCTATTATTTTAGAAAAAGAAAAAGATTTTAAGTATATAAACACTGGGTACCCCATTAATAATCCATATGACAGTGTTATTATGATTGAAAATATAGAGATAATTGATGATGAGCATGTTCAAATAAGAAATAGCGTTTATCCGTATAAAGATGTGAGAAAAGTCGGGGAAGATATTTGTAAAGGTGAAATGCTGTTTCCAAGATACCATACATTAACAGCTGCTGATATCTCATTTTTAATGATGGCTAAGGTTTTTGAAATTCCAGTAATAAAAAAAATGAAAATATTATTAATACCAACTGGTAATGAAATAGTTAAACCCGAAGAATTAACGGAAGGTTTCCAAATACCAGAAACAAATTCCTTAATGATAAAAAACTATTTAGAACAGCTTAATGCAATTGTTGATGTAAATGAAATACTTTCTGATGATTTAGAAATAATAAAAAGTACAATTTTTGAAAAAATAAAAGAATATGATTTAATTCTTTTAAATGCTGGATCTTCAGCAGGTTCAAAGGATTTTACATATCATGCAATAAATGATCTTGGAAAGGTTATCATTCATGGGATTAACATAAAACCAGGAAAACCAGCTGTATTAGGTATAGTAAATGAAAAACCTGTTATAGGATTACCAGGTTTTCCTGTATCTTGTAATATTATTATGGAAGATATAGTAAAACCATTACTATTAAATAAAACAAAATATGAAATATATTATGATAATGAAAAAATTGAAGGAATTTCTGCTAAAAGAATACATTCTTCGATAACTGAAAAAGAATATTTAAGAGTTGGTGTTGGAAAAGTAGAGAATAATTATATAGCAATACCTTTAAAAAGAGGTGCCGCTAACATTTCTTCAATTTCTAATCAAGATGGTATTGTTTTTATTGATAAAGGTGTAGAGGTTGTTGAAGATGGGGATGAACTATTTATTCATTTAAGAAGAAGCAAAAGCATAATAGATAATAATATATTAATTACAGGTAGTCATGATTTGTTATTAGATTTATTAGCAGATTTTATAAAAAAGTATGATAAGGATATAAATATTGTATCTGCGAATGTAGGAAGTTTAGGAGGTATTTTATCAATTGCTAAGGGATATGCACATATGGCAGGTATGCATTTGCTTGATCCAGAAACTGGGGAATACAACATTTCTTATATAAAAGAATATATGGATAATTTTAAATTAATGAATTTATCATATAGAGAACAAGGGTTTATAATTCAAAAAGGGAACCCAAAAAATATTAAAGACTTTGAAGATTTAACTAAAGACGGGGTAAGGTATATTAATAGACAAAAAACTGCAGGAACAAGAATATTATTAGATTATTACCTTGATAAAAAAGATATTTCTCCTAAAAAAATACATGGTTATTCAGATGAAGAATATTCACATGTAAATCTAGCTTTGAAAATAAAAAAAGATATGGCAGATGTGGGTTTAGGTATTAAGGCAGCTGCAAATATATATGATCTTGATTTTGTACCAATAGCATTAGAACGATATGATTTACTAATTCATGAGAGCTTTATAAATGATAAAAGATTTGAATTAATTATGAATATAATTACTTCTAAGGAATTTAAAGAAGAAGCATATAATCTTGGTGGATATATATTAAAAGATACAGGGAAAATATGGGAGGTAGTATTATGAAAAAAAGATTTCAAGTGTTTGTACCTAGATACGAGGTTTATAATAATTTTATTAATAATTTAGATATAAGAACTAAAGTAATTGAAATAAATACTGAAGACGCATTAGGGTATGCAAGTGCAGAAAATATATATTCACCTGAAAATTTGCCTGGTTTTGATAAATCTACAGTTGATGGATATGCGGTATTTGCAGAAGATACCTTTGGATCTAGAGACGGTAATCCAGCATTTTTAAAAATTGCCGGAGAAGTACTAATGGGTGAAAATTATTTTGGTGAAATAAAATCTGGAGAGTGTGTAAAAATACCAACTGGTGGAATGTTACCGAAAGGTGCAAATGCTGTTGTTATGGTTGAAAATACAAAGGAATTTGGAAAACGAGTGGAAATATATAAATCTGTAGCTCCAGGAGAAAACGTATTATCAAAAGATGAAGATGTAAAAAAAGATGCTATAGTATTAAACAAAGGAGAAAAAATAAATATTGGTCATATACATAATTTAATGAGCTTAGGCATAACAAAGATAAAAGTATATAAAAAACCAACAGTTTGTATTGTTCCCACAGGAGATGAAGTAGTAGAACCAACTAAAAAAAGAGTTAAAACACAAATTAGGGATGGGAATTCATATACTTTAATGTCATGGTTAAAGAGTTTTGGATTTGAAGTTAAAAGATATGGGTTGATAAAAGATGACCCTGATGAATTTAAAGAAGGTGTAAATTGGGGATTAGAAAATGGAGATGTAGTAGTTATATCTGGAGGAAGTTCACTAGGAGCAAGAGATTATTCTTTATCTACAATAGAGCATTTTGGAGAAGTTTTGTATAATGGAGTTCAGGTTAAACCAGGGAAACCAGTTATTTTCGGAAAAACAAATGAAAAAGTGATATTAGGGTTACCTGGTAATCCGACCTCTTTTATTGTAAGTTCATTTTTGTTTTTATTTCCTACACTAAAGAAAATCTCTGGGCATAATGTCTTTATTCCAGAACCAGACTTTTTTGTTAAAATTACAACAAATGTTCCAACTGCACAAGGTAGAGAAAGGTTCATATTTGTAAAATTAGAAAAAAAAGGCAATGAAGTTTTAGCTCATCCTATTTTAGGAGAATCTGGAATAGCATCCCCGTTTAGAATGGCAGATGGAATTGTGAGAATTCCGTTAGGAAAAGAAGGATTATATAAAGATGAACTATGTGAATTTTATTCATGGAGATGATAAAATGAAAGAATATAATTTTATTATGAAATCAGGAGAATTAATATTAAGACCAAAAAACGATTTAAAAAAAGTATATATCGAATTATCTTCTAGATGTAATCTTGACTGTCCGATGTGTTTTAAAAATACATTTACCGATGAAGAAGGATTTATGTCAAAAAAAACCTTTGATAAAATATTGTTTGATTTAAAAGAATTTCCAGAAGTAGAACATATTATTTTTGGAGGAATTGGAGAATGTTCAATGAATCCGCATTTTTGGGATATGATAAAAAAAGTTAAAGATGATGGATACATGATTACTATAACCTCAAATGGATATTTGTTGAATATAGAAAATATAATTGATTTAAAAGTAGATGAGTTAGTTATTTCTGTAGAGACAGGTGATGTTGGTCATCCAAGTTTTAAATATGTAGAAAAATTATTAAAGGAAATATCTGAGTTAAAAAATAAAAGAAATACAGGGAAACCAGCTATATCCATAGAAACCGTTTTAACTAAAGAAAATTATGAAGATTTTGGGAAAATAGTTAAATCTTTACTTCCGTATGGAGTTAGAAAAGTAGTTATATCTAATCTTTTGCCAGTATATGAAAATTTTGTTGGTCTTGAACTATATAATGACGATAATAAAGAAAAAGATATAAAAATAAGAAAATTAATATCAAATGCAGTTACTGCAAAAGTTAGTGCAGTAATTCCAAATTTTAAATTAAAAACTGAGAGAAATTGTAATTTCATAGAAAAAAATGCGACAGTAATTAGATGGGATGGGGAAATTGTTCCATGCTATAGATTTTTGCATGATGGGGGGGAATATGTATATGGACAGAAGAAAGAAATAAAATACTATTCATTTGGAAATGTAAATAAGGAGTCTTTATCTGAAATATGGACTTCAAAGGATTATACATGGTTTAGATATAAAGTGAAGAATTCTTTATACCCATCATGTACAGATTGTGATTTGAAAGACGGATGTCAATTTATTGAAACTACTGAGAGAGATTGTTGGGGAAATGAACCATCATGTTCAGATTGCTTGTGGTGGAGGAATATTATAATGTGTCCATGATTAATGTTTATTTTTTCTTTTGTTTTGATACATTATTTTATCTGCCTTAGATATTAATGAATCAATAGTTTCATTTTCATTGTATTCAATAAAACCAATGCTAACATTAATTGGAAGATTTTCGCTTTTACTTATATTTGCCAATTCAAATTTAATATTTTTTTCTATTCTTTTTGCGCTTTCTATATTACAATCATATAAACCAACAAAAAATTCATCACCACCATAACGGGCTAAAATATCTGATTTTCTAATATTTTTTTTAATTATTTTAGAAACAGTAATAATTATCTTATCCCCAATAGAATGTCCAAAATTATCATTTATATATTTTAAATTATCTATATCAATAAAACCTATAATAAGAGGTTTATTTTTTCTTTGTGATAAAAAAATTAAATGATTTAATAGTTCAAACCCCATCCTTCTATTATATACTTTTGTTAAAGAATCTAATGAAGCTAATCTTTTTAATTCAATATTTTTTAATTGCAGCTCTTTTGTTTTTTGATTTATTATTTTTTTCATAATGATTACAATAATAATTAAAAATAGAAAAACTATAGTAGATATAATTAAAAACGCATATATCCAATCGTTTGAATTTTCTTTTAAATATTTTTTGGTAATTAAATAGTAAACAGAATTTTCATTATTTTTTAATTCTCTCAAATTTTTATCGATTTTTTCTATTATATTTTTCAAATTCTTATTATGATAAATAATGTACAAATCTATAATATAGAATTCTAGGGGAGTTTCTTTGATCCCTTTTTTTTCATAAAAGTAATTTCCAATATAATAATCAAAAACACCTGCCGAAATTTCTTTTGTTAATATCGCTTTGAAGATATCAGAATAATTATCATATTCAACAAATTCAATATTTAATCCCATAGTTTTAGCTATATTTTTTAAACCATTTGGACCTTCATAATATATATCTTTTTTAAGTACCCCCACCTTTTTATTATTTATATCTAAAAATGAAAATATTTTTGAATCTTCTAATACAAAAACTCCGCCTCTTGAATTTATAAACGGTATTTTGTTATATTCAAATTTTTCATCTCTTTCTTTAGTATAACCAACACCTAACATTATATCGATATCTTCATTTTTTAATAATTCAAAACATTTTTCAAAAGTTGTATATTTATATTCTAAATGAATATCTTCTTTTTTAGCTATAAAATTTAGTATTTCTGGTAATACTCCTTTAATTTCATTTTTTTCATTAATAATAATTGGTGGATATTCATATATACCAACTCTCAGAGTAACACTAAATGATAGTGTAACAATTAAAGTGAAAATCAACATAAATATTCTTGTCATAATATCACTCCATATAGTTTTCATTCCATAATAAATTAAATAAATCATATAATTTTCTATTTAATAAATTATTTGTTGAAATAAAAATATATTCATCATTTTTTTCTCTAGCCCTATAAGTTAAATTATAACTACCAATTAATATTCCTTTTTCATTTAATAAAATTTTTAAATGCATATTTCCATTAAGTTTTAATATTTTATATTCTATCCCTTTTAAAAACTTTATATTCGAAAAATTGTTAAAATTCCATTTATCTGCTATAATTTTCACTTCAATATTTTTAGATGACAATTTTTCCAAATCATACAATATTCTTCCATCGGTAAAAGAAAAGGTAAAAACATATAAATATTTTTTTGTAGTGTTTATAAAATTTTCCATTTCATAATATATATTTTTTGATGGACCAGTAATAAATTTAATTTTTCCTAAATCATCTGATTTTACATTTTTACTTATAATTCTTTTTTTATTACCAAAGTATCCAGCCTCAAAGTTTTGAAATTCTTTTAAAAACAAATTAACAATATTTATATCTTCTGAGTATATAAAAATATTTATATCTTCAAAAATACTACCTGTTGTAAAATTTCCTGTACCAAATAAAACACTTTTATTATTAAAAATAATAAATTTTTCATGTAAGTATCCTTCAAAATTTTTATCAGGTAGTATAAAATCACTTTTAAAATTCATCATTTCATATTCAACAAAACCATGAGTTTTATTATTGTCTAATACATCAATAAAAGGTTTATTAATACTTAAAGAAACAAATTTTATATCATCTGATATAAGACTTTTTTCTTTTATAAATTCGTATAATTCATATGATGGAGTAACAAAAAACTTATATGAAAAAGTTAAACTAAAGATTAATAAATAAATTATAATAATTAAAATTCTCATAATATCACCCGAAACTATTTAAATTATATCAGAAAAAACATTGATATAATTATATGTAATTTTAGAATATATATAAAGTATTTTAAAGAAAAAAACATCCAAAACAAAATAGATGTTTTTTTCTTTATTAATTAAGAACATAAAAAAATACTGCTATAAAATGTGAAATGCTACCACCTAAAACAAACAAATGCCATATCATGTGGCCGTATGGTAATTTTCTCCATACATAAAATATTGCTCCTATAGTATACAATAATCCTCCTATAATTAACCATAAAATCCCACCAAAAGGTAATAATGATACTAAAGGCTTAATAGCAAATATTATTATCCATCCCATTGCAATATATAAAAGTGTTGATAATATTCTAAATCTTTTAACAAAAAAAGGTTTTAGAGAAATACCTATAATTGCAAGTACCCATACAGTAATAAAAATAGTCCAACCAATTTTTCCATTTAAGGTTACAAGAGTAAAAGGAGTATATGTACCAGCAATTAATAAGTATATAGCAGAGTGATCTATTATTTCGAGTATGTGCTTAATTTTTTTATTTTGAATACTATGATATAATGTTGATGCTAAATACAAAAGAAATAAACTAATTCCATATATAGTCACACTAAAAGTTTGTAAGGAATTTCCTTTTAAAACAGAAAATATTATCAATATTATTAAACCAACAAAGCTTAATATTGCACCAATACCATGAGTGATAGAGTTAGCAACTTCTTCACCTAACGTATATTTTTCATTATTATCAAGATCTCTTATTTTCTTCACCTTCAATCATTTAATTTTTTTTTCAATTTCTAATACTAATCCTTCAGCTGTTGCTAAATTTGTTGCAAGAGGAATATTATGCACATCACAAACTCTCATTAAAGCTGAAACATCTGGTTCATGTGGTTGAGCCGTAAGTGGATCCCTTAAAAAAATAACAAAATCCATATTTCCAGAAGTAATAAGAGCTCCTATTTGTAAATCTCCACCATATGGGCCTGAAGCAAATTTCGTAACTTTTAGACCTACTTTTTCTTCTATCAAAGCTCCTGTTGAACTTGTAGCGTACAAATTACATTCCATAAAAACATGTTTCCATTCTTTAACAAACATTACTAAATCTAATTTCTTTTTATCATGCGCAATTAGAGCAACATTAATCATATTTTTACCTCCATATTTAAATAATTATTGTTTAAATTATATCATATTTTAGAAAAAAATAGTTTATTTTATGACTAAATATTATGACATAAAATTCCATTAAAATCATAAATATTTTTTATTCAAATCATATTTTAGATTATTAATAAAATAAAATCTTATTTATTGTTTAATTTTGTTATTATTTTAATTTTGATATAATATAAAAATATGATAAAATTGTTTTGTAGCATTAAAAAAAATTTAAATAAAAAGTTCAAGGGGGGAATTATATGAAAAAAGGAATTATTGGAATTCTTAATTATGCGTTAGCAAAAGAAATTGAAGGTAGAGAATTTTATAAAATGAAAATGGAAAGTTTGTCTAATCAAGAATTAAAACAGATTTTCCACTCTTTAGCAAACATGGAACAAGGTCATGTGGAGTACATTAAAAGATTGATAGAAAGATATGAAAATGACGAATCTTTAATTGTTGAGTTTGAAGAATCAGAGGAAAATATATTTGAAAAAAGGGAATTAGAAGAAATTACAGGTGGAACTGTAAGTAATATGACTTTAGATTTAACAGTTTTGAAAATGGGATATATGATAGAAGATGATTTCATGAAATTCTATTTAAAAGCTGCAGAAAGTGTTGATAATAAAGAGGCTAAAGAATTATTCTTGAAATTAGCAAAATGGGAAGAACATCATAGAGATACATTGTATGATTATTACAAAATATTATCTGATGAATATTGGACAAATATGAATTTTACACCATTGTATTAATAAAGGAGTGGTAAAGTGAAAACTTTAGGTGAAATTTTAATTTCAAAAGAGCCAATTACTGAAATATTAATGGGCAATCATGCGTTAGTTAGAGCAATGTTAGAATCTGGAGTAAAAGTAGTTACTTCTTATCCAGGATCACCAACTCCAGAAATAGCTGAAGGAATTAAAAGTATTCCTCAAGATAAAAATCCAATGTATTTTGAATTTTCTGTCAATGAAAAAGTAGCTACAGAAGTAGCTTTTGGTGCAGCGATGAATGGGCATTTATCTACAGTGTTTTTTAAAAGTGTAGGTATAAATGTGGCTGCAGATTCTTTTGTTCAGTTGGGATTATTTGATTTACAAGGTGGTATGGTTATTGTTTTAGGTGATGATCCAGGTGCTAATTCTTCACAAAACGAACAAGATAATAGACATTTTTCAAAGCTTTCATATATTCCTATGTTTGAACCTAATTCACCCAAAGAAGTGTATAAAATGTTTAAAGAGGCTGCAAAACTTGCAAAAGACATGCATATGCCTGTTATTTTAAGGCTAACTACCCATGTTTGTCATGCTAAAGAAAAAATAACCTTTGATAAATTGGAAATAGAGGAATACGATTTTACTCCTAAATTTGATCACATAAATGCACCCCATATTCCAATTGCTGCTAGGGCATTGAATATGAAAAAGATGGCTTTAGAAAGATTAGAAAGATTTAAAGAAATATCAAATAATTCTAATTTTAATGAATTTATTTGCAATGGTAACAAAAAAAGAGGAATTATAGTTGCAGGTCTACCTTATCTTTCGTTGTTAGATGTATTAGAATATGCGAATGAAAAAGTAGATATATTAAAGATTGGGATAGTAAATCCATTGCCAGAAGAAAAAATAATTGAATTTTTGAAAAATCATGATGAAGTAAAAATTATTGAAGAATTAGATGATATTTTGGAAAAAGATATTAAAACAATTGCATATGATAATAAACTTAATACAAAAATTATAGGTAAAGTAGATATAGATGATTGGATTGGCGAATATAAACCTGATAAAGTATATAAAATATTAAAAAAGACATGGTCTGATATTTTGCCAGATTTAGAATTAGAAAAAGCAGAAATAGAATTAAATCCAAGGCCACCACAATTATGTCCTGGTTGTGGTCATCGATCAGCTTTCCATGCAATAAAATATGCTTTAAAAGATACAGATATAACTGTTGCTGATATAGGATGCCACACATTAGGATATTTAGAGCCATATAACATGGGACAAGTTTTACTTTCTATGGGGCATTCTACCTCTACTGCAGCTGGATTATCACTATTTAATAAAACTAGAAATGTAGTAGCCTTCTTAGGAGATTCAACATTATTCCATGCAGGTATTCCTGGTATTATAAATGCTATTTTTAATAACCATAATTTGACTTTAATTATTATGGAAAATGGAACAACAGCTATGACTGGACATCAAGATTTACCTTCAATAGGAAAAAATATTAATGGTCCTACCGAAGCAATACCTATAAAGAAGCTATTAGAGGGCTTAGGTGTTAACTTTATTAGGGAGGTAGATACATATCAACAAGCAAAATTGAGAGAATATGTAATTGAAGCACAGAAAGAAGAAGGTTTGAAAGTTATTATTGCAAAGCATCCATGTATGTTAAAATTAACCAGAGAACAAAGAAGGAAAGGAACTTTTAGAAATAATAAAGTAGAAGTTACTGATAAATGTGATCATCAATATGTTTGTATAAGTGATTTTGGATGTCCTGCATACCAAATAACTGAAGAAGGAAATGTGTGGGTACAAGAAGATTTGTGTATAGGAGATGGTTCATGTATTCAAACATGCCCTACAAATGCTCTAAGTTTTAAAATCGTATCAAAAGGGGATGATAAACAATGAAATCATTCAATATATATTTAATAGGAGTTGGTGGTCAAGGAATTGGACTTTTAA
This DNA window, taken from Marinitoga sp. 38H-ov, encodes the following:
- a CDS encoding thiamine pyrophosphate-dependent enzyme; this encodes MKTLGEILISKEPITEILMGNHALVRAMLESGVKVVTSYPGSPTPEIAEGIKSIPQDKNPMYFEFSVNEKVATEVAFGAAMNGHLSTVFFKSVGINVAADSFVQLGLFDLQGGMVIVLGDDPGANSSQNEQDNRHFSKLSYIPMFEPNSPKEVYKMFKEAAKLAKDMHMPVILRLTTHVCHAKEKITFDKLEIEEYDFTPKFDHINAPHIPIAARALNMKKMALERLERFKEISNNSNFNEFICNGNKKRGIIVAGLPYLSLLDVLEYANEKVDILKIGIVNPLPEEKIIEFLKNHDEVKIIEELDDILEKDIKTIAYDNKLNTKIIGKVDIDDWIGEYKPDKVYKILKKTWSDILPDLELEKAEIELNPRPPQLCPGCGHRSAFHAIKYALKDTDITVADIGCHTLGYLEPYNMGQVLLSMGHSTSTAAGLSLFNKTRNVVAFLGDSTLFHAGIPGIINAIFNNHNLTLIIMENGTTAMTGHQDLPSIGKNINGPTEAIPIKKLLEGLGVNFIREVDTYQQAKLREYVIEAQKEEGLKVIIAKHPCMLKLTREQRRKGTFRNNKVEVTDKCDHQYVCISDFGCPAYQITEEGNVWVQEDLCIGDGSCIQTCPTNALSFKIVSKGDDKQ